The following coding sequences are from one candidate division WOR-3 bacterium window:
- a CDS encoding Spy/CpxP family protein refolding chaperone, whose protein sequence is MKRIVLFAFPVLLIFAQVRPEEKDPREIIEKVRIYKLTEELDLTEEQMTKLFPKLKAMRKDEQEFYRQRGTLIKELKNLLDEKADEGEILKILNKLQELQKKRHETQLKEFEEIRQILTPIQQAKFIIFQEEFEREIRELIREVRRRRDLSPDR, encoded by the coding sequence ATGAAAAGAATTGTGTTGTTTGCTTTTCCGGTGCTGTTAATCTTTGCCCAAGTAAGACCTGAGGAGAAAGATCCACGCGAGATAATTGAAAAGGTTAGAATATATAAACTGACCGAAGAACTTGATTTAACCGAAGAACAGATGACAAAATTATTCCCAAAACTGAAAGCGATGAGAAAGGATGAACAGGAATTTTATCGTCAGCGTGGGACATTGATTAAAGAACTGAAAAATCTTCTTGATGAAAAAGCGGATGAAGGGGAGATACTGAAGATTTTGAACAAATTGCAAGAATTGCAGAAAAAGCGTCACGAAACCCAGCTAAAAGAATTTGAAGAAATCCGTCAGATATTAACCCCTATTCAGCAGGCAAAGTTTATAATCTTTCAGGAAGAGTTTGAAAGAGAAATCCGGGAGCTTATAAGAGAAGTAAGAAGGCGACGGGATTTATCACCCGATAGGTAA